gaggcactgcagggagtctcgatgatggagagggtaTGCACTGgcagtacatacatgcatttatttacatatatatatatgtgtgtgtgtgtgtcatgtgagTAGTGATGATAGATTTCCTGGCAAAGGGTACTACAATTAACGGAGCTTACTACGCTTCGCTTCGCATGCTACGGCAGGCTTCCTCACCTTCCTTATTCCCCTGACCTTGTATTATGTCTTTCACGTTTTTCCGCCCATCAAGTAATTTTGAagggcaaacgtttccaagatgatgaagCACTGATTTCTAAAGTCACTTCATGGTTTCAAACACAGCCTGTGGACCGGATTTTATCAGAAAATatgttatgagttaaggactggaaatcaacacataACCCATagagatgtgtatctttatgcatgtgtgtgtgtgtgcgtatgtggttgtatctattttcttttgttttatttttttttgtgtgtgtgtgcgtgcatgtacatatagCATACGGTTATATTTAAATGAAAACAATAGCTAACCAGCCGTTGCGGCCAGCATGCAAGCCGGGCCCTCGGTTCCGTCTCAAACCGCCCCTCTTGCAGACGCCAACACGGAGGAGGTCATTGACTACGAGTGGGCGAGCGACAGTCCCATCGACCTGCCTGATCAGCTGGAGATCGCCCAATTTGACCTTCTGAACTACACTTGCAAGGATACAACCCAAGTCTTCACTACAGGTCAGCTGAGTATATTGCTGGTTCTAAGTAGGGCATATCTTATTCTATTTTGCAGGCACAGTGTtacgaaaaaataagagaaaagtagTCTCTCTCGATATAATCTGGTAAATACCCTGGTACTTAACAACAGGTAACTTCAGCGGTTTGTTGGTCTACTTCAACTTGCGTCGCCAAAACGGCTACCACGTCCTGCAGACCTACGTGCCCACCATCCTCATCGTGTCCATCTCGTGGGTGTCCTTCTGGCTGGACCCGAACGCCGTGCCCGGGCGAGTGTCCCTCGGCGTCACCACTCtgctcaccctcaccaccctcgccTCGGGCATCAGGGCATCCTTGCCGCCTGTGTCCTATGTCAAGGTTGGTGCTAAAAGTGAGGCTTACAGTAtcggattatatatgtatgtagtcatTGGGTGTTGCCGACATTTACCGTGTCAATACCCGTGTTTAGTGATGGCGGATGCATCTCTGAGCTAGCACAATGCATACACAAAATCCACTTGCTGCTCCACAGGCCATCGATGTGTGGATCGGTACTTGTATGATCATGGTATTTGGAGCGCTGCTGGAGTTCACGCTGGTCAACTGGCTCGCCAACAAGAAGGTCATCGAACATTCCCAAACCATGTTCAAGATACCCAGACTGGTAAGTGAAGAACAGAATCTCATGTGGTTGGCCTGAGATGCCCCGTCTGCAGTCATTGGCAAAGCCGTTCCATTTCATAGCAAGCTCTCGCAATATGACGGGATTTTGGTGACTATGGTGAtgttatcaacgttatcatcattttcggcctcatcaccatcatcatcacatcatcatcaccatcctcctcctcctactcttcatcgtcatcatcatcaccactcttatcactatcgtcattatcatcgtcgtcattattatcatcatcgttggttattatatgttattattattattattatcattatcactatcgttattatcattattattattattattattattattattattattattattattattattattattattatcatcatcatcattattattactgttattattatcataattattatcataattactgttattatcattatcattattaccattattattatcatcaccatcattgttattattattattacaattattgctgttgttttcatatttccatcattatttttgttgttcctataatttttgttattccaattgttattactgttattaatattgatgttattgatatcatgattattactattattattactatcataattactgatattattattattactattactactactactactactactaccatcattattattattatcatcatcattattattactaatagcagtagtactattatgatcattatcgttatttttatctttttttgtaatggtgatgataataataatattgataataataataatagcagtgataataacattcataatgagaatgatgatgatgataatgataataatgataatgacaatgacagaaatagtgatcataatgatattgattataataatgataactgataatgatagtaataaggataataataaaaatgatagtgatgatggtagtgacaatggcaatgacaatcatcatcattcccataactattattcttatcgttagttttgttattattattattatcatgggttCTTTTGTCCTTAAGTTCTTTAAAACTCAAGTTGCAAGTGAGCTTCATTCAGGCTAAGTAACACCACACGTGTCAAGCACAAAAGGGCAGGTGCGaagacaaaacaaatgcaacctgcaATCTCCTTGAgctcagctgtctctctctctctctcattggctgAGGAGGTTGGTGCCTGCATAGAATGTCCGGGGGACCATGACTATAAGACTGGACAGTAGAATGCAGGGATTCCAAGTAAAATGtcacataaatatagatggattacggacaaatataatcatatctatacaatcaatattattattatggttattagtatcatcttttttatcaccattttcattattaccattattattaccattattttagttttcattattatcatcattactgttatcattaccattattattattattattattattattattattattattattattattattattattattattattattattattattattattattattattattattattattattattattattattattattattattattattataattattattattattattattattattatcatcatcattattattattattattatcattattattttattattattattaacattattattaccattattactattacctccgccaaggaggttatgtttgtttgttctttggttaccagaataactcaagaagttatgaacagatttttatgattttctttttaccagaggtgtatcttgtgatagtaataacactaatgataacaatgatgataacaatcataataacgataataataaagatgataatgatgataataaaaatgataataatgataatgagaatggtaatgataatgataataataatgtcaataataatgataatgatagtattgataacattAGAGATAGAAATTGTGAcatagataataatcataataatcataataatcatactgatcaaaaagataattataagaatgacgatattgataatagtaatgataatgataattatgatgataaaaaataaagattattataatcattacaataattatcattattatcatcaccattattattattattattattattataattattatgataagaaaatgataatatgatgatgataataatgttgatgataataataatgatgacgataattatgatgataaaaaataaagattataatcagtacaataatgattatcatcatcatcattcccattatttttcttatccccctctccatctctgccttgcacctcattgtcattgatattatcatttttttattatcattatcattatcaataccaatattattaatagcattattatcattaccattactttcattatagttatcactgttattttgataatggataattataatcattattattttcattaccattatcattaccaatatttttattttagtaatgttgttaatgtttcgattattattatcattattagcatttattaTCACaagtattattgcttttgttagtattagtaatagtactgGTAATAGTAttttattacgatcatcattaatatttttgtctacattatttttgttattattattataatactaatgacagtgataacaataaagatttttattagcatcatcatcattgctattgcatttattattctcatttttattcttattatcatcaacttcattatcattattattattattatcattattattcatggctttattatcattattattattatccttattgttcttaccttcattattaatattattattattattgttattatcattatcattattgttgttatatatattatttctttaataattatataagtaataataacaataatgataataataataatgataatgataacgataataatgatgataatgataataatcctgggATTAGCGGAAGTGGAACATGGGAATCTGTAATGAGCGTCCCTCGtaattattcatattacttttgttattatcattatgattacgattatcatttttatcatcattgtcattgacattatttttgttgttctcctTGTGCTACTgttatattatcagtatcaatactattttcattatcatcatcctcatttttattataattttcatcatcattatttttcatatcacTGTCTCCtgtattacgattatcattattctcattattagtagtaggaggaATAGTTGAGGTAATGATAGGgtttaacgatatatatatatatatatatatatatatatatatatatatatatatatatatatatatatatatatatatatatatatatatatatagatagatagatagatagatagatagatagatagatagatagatagacagatagatagatagacagacagatagatagatagatagatagatagatagatagatatatagggtttaacgatatatatacatagatatagtttAACGAGCAATTTTAGTAGGAGAGCAGTAGtacgataacaatagtagtagttgtggtagtagtacgAATTATAGTTGTAGATGCAGCAGTGATAGTAAGAGCTGTCATAGttgcagtagtaatagttgtgCTATTGTGCGTCTTGGGGGCCCAGGCCCATCGCTTTTCTCAAATCTTTTCCAAAGGCATAGCACTTTAGCACAGTCTGTTCCACACACTAATCTAATCGTTGGCACTATGGTGCATTACAAGACACAGTTGTGACGTTTACAACACTCCTTCTTTCCTCAACGCCgaccctactcccttcctcctcgtcttctcactcactccctttcccttgctcttcactctcccgcccctctccgctctccctttctctcatgtatatatgtgtgtgcttgtgtgtatgtatcattattatatataatatatactatatgtatatgtaatatatatatatatatatatatatatatatatatatatatatatatatatatatatatatatttatatatatatatattatatataatatatatatttattattattattattattattattattattattattattattattattattattattattattattgttatatatatatatatatatatatatatatatatatatatatatatatatatatatatatatatatattcccccaaATTCCTTGCTTGCTGTTGTCGTGGGGGAGGGCTtagagacggagactgaggcccaaagTGGCGGATTACCTCTGCCTTGGCCCTCAGCCATCGCCTCAACTAATCTTGCATGGTCTTTTctgctcccctttccttttcctcctcttattcgtcCCCTTCTGTTCACTTCCCAAGGTGTGAGAGTCGTTCTGAAAGgacgaaaggctggctttgtggcAGTTCTGAACGGCTTTCGTGCTCAGTTTGCTCACCCCACTTTATCCTTTTCACAAACATACTAACCTGCGGCGCTCTTCAACCTTTggcatctaacatattttgtcttAATCGTTTACTCATTTTACCGTTTTCGCCACAACGCTTAATCATAATGCTAGcccaacagacacgcacacacatataaatgaatatatatacttatatatggatatgtatatacatatataattatatatatacgcatgtaattacacacacacacacacacacacacacacacacacacacacacacatacacacacacacacacacacacacacacacacacacacacacacacacacacacacacacacacacacacacatacacacacacaaacacacacacacacacacacacactcacacacatatatatgtatatatatgtatatatatatatatatatatatatatttatatatgtatatacatatatatgtgtatatttatgtatatacatatgtacatatatatgtatatatatatatatatatatatatatatatatatatatatatatatatatatatatatatataaatatatatgtatatatttatgtatatatatatgcttacatatatatatatatatatatatatatatatatatatatatatatatatatatatatatatatatatatatatatatatatatatatatatatatatatatatatatatatatacatacacacacactcacacacacacacacacacacacacacacacacacacacacacacacacacacacacacacacacacacacacacacatacacacacacacacacaccacacac
Above is a window of Penaeus vannamei isolate JL-2024 unplaced genomic scaffold, ASM4276789v1 unanchor4172, whole genome shotgun sequence DNA encoding:
- the LOC113811165 gene encoding glutamate-gated chloride channel alpha (The sequence of the model RefSeq protein was modified relative to this genomic sequence to represent the inferred CDS: added 139 bases not found in genome assembly), whose product is MPNVLLRIENNGDVLYSIRLTLTLSCHMDLELFPFDDQKCYIALASYANTEEVIDYEWASDSPIDLPDQLEIAQFDLLNYTCKDTTQVFTTGNFSGLLVYFNLRRQNGYHVLQTYVPTILIVSISWVSFWLDPNAVPGRVSLGVTTLLTLTTLASGIRASLPPVSYVKAIDVWIGTCMIMVFGALLEFTLVNWLANKKVIEHSQTMFKIPRLVSEEQNLMWLA